Below is a window of Variovorax sp. TBS-050B DNA.
CACGAAGCGCTCGTCGCATCGATCGCCCAATGCCACCCCGCGCAGGTCTTCCTGCGTGGGCCGCAGATGCAGGCCCTGCGCGAACGGCTCGCGGCGGCCCTGCCGGGCACGCCGGTGCACGCACCCGCCACCCTCGCGGAACTCGAAGGCATGCTGCTCGAGGCCATCGGCAACGGCGACCTGCTGCTGCTCAAGGGGTCGAACGGCATGCAGCTCTGGCGGATCGTGAAGGCGATGACGAAGCTGCACGAGCAACAACAACAGCAACAGCAGCCGCCGGCGATCGTGATCCGGCGCGTCGCGGCGCACCCGGCTGCCGCCGGCCCCTCCGCATGATCGAACGCCACGCCCACCGCACCGGGGGCCGGCTCGCATGGGTGCTGCTGCTTGCGCTGTCGCAAGCCGCCTGCGCGCAGCGTGCCGGGCTGGACGCTCCGACGCCTGCGGCCCGCAGCGCCGACGCGCCCCTCGCATGGAACCAGCCCGCCACGCGCGCCGCCTGCCCCGACCGCCCCGGCTACCTCTGGGTGCAGCCGCCCGAAGGTCCGGCCTGCGTCCGCTACTTCGCGAGCAGCGACCTCGACGGCGCGCGGCTCGCGATCGTGCAGTTCTCGGGCGACCGCGACAGCCTGATGGAGCGGCCGCCCGCGCAGATCCCGGGCAACACCGAGGCGCTGCGCACGCGCGACGCCCAGCGCAGCCGCGATCGCGCGGGCGTGCCGTGGGTGTTCGTGGCGCGGCCCGGCACGTATGGGTCGTCGGGCGACCACGGCAGGCGGCGCGAGATTGCCGAGTTCCACGCGCTCGACGCCGCGCTCGACGCGCTGATGCAGCGCCACCGGCTGCAGCGCATCGTGATCCTCGGCCACAGCGGCGGGGCCACCGCGGGCGCGGCGCTGCTCACGCTGGGCCGCCAGCGCATCGCCTGCGCGGTGCTGACCTCGGGCGCCTACGGGCTGCTGGAGCGCGCGCGCCGGCTCGGCAAGTCGCGCGGCGGCCGCAGCGACACCACCGGAAGCACGCAGTTCTACGACCCGCTCGCGCACGTCGACGGCATCGTGCCCGACCCCGCGCGACGCATCGTGCTGATCGGCAGCCGCGAGGACCGCAACACGCCCTTCGACCTGCAGCAGCGCTTCGCCGATGCGGTCGCGCGCGCGCGGGCCACCGCGTCGAGATCCGCACCCACGCGGCCGACCCGCCCGAATACCACGACCTGCAGGACCGCATCGGCCTGCGCACCGCCGCGCAGTGCGCGCAAGAGGCGATGCACCCATGAACACCATGACGACCACCACGACAGCCACGACCACGACCGCCCGCGGCATCGCCACGCGCGAATTCGGCCACATGCCCGACGGCCGCCCCGTGACCGAATACACCCTCGACAACGGCCGCGGCCTGAGCCTCAGCACCATCAACCTCGGCGGCATCGTGACCGCGCTGCGGGTGCCGGGCCGCGACGGCCGGGCCGGGAACATCGTGCTGGGCCTGCCGACGCTGGCCGAGTACCTGCAGCCGCATCCGCATTTCGGCACCATCGTCGGACGCTATGCCAACCGCATCGCGCACGGCCGCTTCACGCTCGACGGCACGCCGCACCAGCTGACGATCAACAACGGCGTGCATTCGCTGCATGGGGGCACGCACGGCTTCGGCACGCGCTTCTGGGAGATCGCGCCGGTGGACGACGCGCCGGATGCGGTGGCCGTCGAGCTGCGCTACACCAGCGCGGACGGCGAAGAGGGCTTCCCGGGCGAGCTGCGGCTCGCGGTGCGCTACGCGCTGAGCACGCGCGCGAACACCTGGCGCATCGACTACCGGGCCGAGACCGACCGGGCCACGGTGCTGAACCTGAGCCACCACGACTATTTCAATCTCGCGGGCGAGGGTGCGGTGCTCGACCACCGGCTGACCATCCCGGCCAGCCGCTTCTGCCCGGTGGATGCGGGCCTGATACCGCTCGGCACGGCAGCGGTGGCGGGAACGCCCTTCGACTTCCGCGCGCCCATGCCGATCGGCGAACGCATGGCCGATCGGCACGAGCAGCTGCTTGCCGCCGGCGGCTACGACCACAACTGGGTGCTCGATCGGCCGGCGCCGGACGGCCTGGCGCTCGCTGCGCGGCTCGAACACGAGGCCACCGGCCGCGTGATGGAAGTGCACACCACCGAGCCGGCGGTGCAGTTCTATTCGGGCAACTTCCTGGACGGCAGCCTGCGCGGC
It encodes the following:
- a CDS encoding aldose epimerase family protein; this encodes MTTTTTATTTTARGIATREFGHMPDGRPVTEYTLDNGRGLSLSTINLGGIVTALRVPGRDGRAGNIVLGLPTLAEYLQPHPHFGTIVGRYANRIAHGRFTLDGTPHQLTINNGVHSLHGGTHGFGTRFWEIAPVDDAPDAVAVELRYTSADGEEGFPGELRLAVRYALSTRANTWRIDYRAETDRATVLNLSHHDYFNLAGEGAVLDHRLTIPASRFCPVDAGLIPLGTAAVAGTPFDFRAPMPIGERMADRHEQLLAAGGYDHNWVLDRPAPDGLALAARLEHEATGRVMEVHTTEPAVQFYSGNFLDGSLRGADGEPLRRGAGLCLETQHHPDAPNRPEFPSTVLRPGERFHSATEHRFDVLG